In Necator americanus strain Aroian chromosome IV, whole genome shotgun sequence, the following proteins share a genomic window:
- a CDS encoding hypothetical protein (NECATOR_CHRIV.G16390.T1) has protein sequence MEVGSCTQSKDFSSIARRLLLSRHPQSSNSQGSVSPNGHILSFPQTDSDSKEYVEQMTPPIKQNNSPPPLSQECSNGKPLQEQPTIAPRFLLNQQPRSNSQSPPNSVTDIRDMRSSTDELNASDLIFHTLPQQQAKRRPRKCEFCDRIRSITADRLKAPIEIPRDAKSSYKGASIARPTLGRKAKIVIKRVRQFFDELKRQLGEEAHGTLFYSATVMTCLACGVSADTVKRVTKDPVHLDGYKVRRRAVKGQNTTYMASLKKYDQEWGATVRQLVHNELEQTKNITVSDLHGKLRIAYADFPMTAATLYDFLGALGFSYRKDGTEIYIEYGNKEKRVSKDPVSSATCTSSLERFDLEWGEAIRHFVHNELEQGNDITVSDLHSKLRSAYVDFPMSAATLNDFLEALDFSCRRDGNESYIEYKKESYTEVKSSEA, from the exons ATGGAGGTGGGATCCTGTACTCAGTCAAAGGATTTT TCTTCAATCGCCCGTCGTCTTCTACTCAGCCGACATCCTCAGAGTTCGAACTCTCAAGGG TCAGTCTCACCGAATGGTCATATTCTTTCCTTTCCGCAGACCGACAGCGACAGTAAGGAATATGTGGAACAA ATGACTCCTCCCATAAAACAGAACAATAGCCCTCCTCCCTTGTCACAGGAATGCAGTAACGGTAAACCGCTCCAAGAACAG CCAACAATCGCCCctcgttttcttctcaatcagCAACCCCGTTCCAACTCGCAGTcg CCGCCTAACTCCGTGACAGACATTCGGGATATGAGATCGTCTACTGATGAA TTGAACGCCAGCGATCTCATCTTCCACACACTTCCGCAACAGCAGGCAAAACGAAGA CCTCGCAAATGTGAATTCTGTGATCGTATACGAAGTATTACTGCTGACAGGCTGAAAGCACCGATAGAGATACCTAGAGACGCAAAGTCATCATATAAGGGAGCCTCCATTGCTCGTCCTACTCTAGGACGGAAGGCTAAGATTGTTATCAAGCGTGTGAGACAATTTTTCGACGAGTTGAAAAGACAATTAGGAGAAGAGGCCCATGGAACGCTGTTTTATTCAGCGACTGTAATGACGTGTTTGGCATGTGGTGTTTCAGCTGACACAGTTAAAAGAGTGACAAAAGATCCTGTTCATTTGGACGGATATAAGGTTAGGAGAAGAGCCGTAAAAGGACAGAATACTACGTACATGGCATCTCTGAAGAAATACGATCAAGAGTGGGGTGCAACAGTTCGTCAGTTGGTTCATAATGAGCTAGAGCAAACGAAAAACATTACTGTAAGTGATCTCCACGGTAAACTTCGTATTGCTTACGCTGACTTTCCAATGACGGCAGCGACATTATATGACTTTTTGGGAGCGCTTGGTTTCTCTTATAGGAAAGATGGAACCGAAATCTACATAGAATatggaaacaaagaaaaaagagtctcAAAAGACCCCGTATCTAGTGCCACGTGTACATCGTCCTTGGAGAGATTTGATCTAGAATGGGGTGAAGCAATTCGTCATTTCGTTCATAATGAGCTAGAACAGGGAAATGATATAACTGTAAGCGATTTGCACAGTAAGCTTCGCTCTGCTTATGTTGATTTTCCTATGTCGGCAGCCactttaaatgattttttggaaGCGCTAGATTTTTCATGTAGGAGAGACGGAAACGAAAGCTACATAGAGTACAAAAAAGAGAGCTACACAGAGGTCAAATCTAGTGAAGCTTAG
- a CDS encoding hypothetical protein (NECATOR_CHRIV.G16390.T2): MEVGSCTQSKDFSSIARRLLLSRHPQSSNSQGSVSPNGHILSFPQTDSDSKEYVEQMTPPIKQNNSPPPLSQECSNGKPLQEQPTIAPRFLLNQQPRSNSQSPPNSVTDIRDMRSSTDELNASDLIFHTLPQQQAKRRPRKCEFCDRIRSITADRLKAPIEIPRDAKSSYKGASIARPTLGRKAKIVIKRVRQFFDELKRQLGEEAHGTLFYSATVMTCLACGVSADTVKRVTKDPVHLDGYKVRRRAVKGQNTTYMASLKKYDQEWGATVRQLVHNELEQTKNITVSDLHGKLRIAYADFPMTAATLYDFLGALGFSYRKDGTEIYIEYGNKEKRVSKDPVSSATCTSSLERFDLEWGEAIRHFVHNELEQGNDITVSDLHMLIIILLLLLLLLLLLLLLLLLLLLLLLLLLLLLLLLLLLLLLLLLLLLLLLLLLLLLLLLLLLLLLLLLLLLLLLLLLLLLLLLLLLLLLLLLLLLLLLLLLLLLLLLLLLLLLLLLLLLLLLLLLLLLLLLLLLLLLLLLLLLLLLLLLLLLLLLLLLLLLLLLLLLLLLLLLLLLLLLLLLLLLLLLLLLLLLLLLLLLLLLLLLLLLLLLLLLLLLLLLLLLLLLLLLLLLLLLLLLLLLLLLLLLLLLLLLLLLLLLLLLLLLLLLLLLLLLLLLLLLLLLLLLLLLLLLLLLLLLLLLLLLLLLLLLLLLLLLLLLLLLLLLLLLLLLLLLLLLLLLLLLLLLLLLLLLLLLLLLLLLLLLLLLLLLLLLLLLLLLLYDCMIV, from the exons ATGGAGGTGGGATCCTGTACTCAGTCAAAGGATTTT TCTTCAATCGCCCGTCGTCTTCTACTCAGCCGACATCCTCAGAGTTCGAACTCTCAAGGG TCAGTCTCACCGAATGGTCATATTCTTTCCTTTCCGCAGACCGACAGCGACAGTAAGGAATATGTGGAACAA ATGACTCCTCCCATAAAACAGAACAATAGCCCTCCTCCCTTGTCACAGGAATGCAGTAACGGTAAACCGCTCCAAGAACAG CCAACAATCGCCCctcgttttcttctcaatcagCAACCCCGTTCCAACTCGCAGTcg CCGCCTAACTCCGTGACAGACATTCGGGATATGAGATCGTCTACTGATGAA TTGAACGCCAGCGATCTCATCTTCCACACACTTCCGCAACAGCAGGCAAAACGAAGA CCTCGCAAATGTGAATTCTGTGATCGTATACGAAGTATTACTGCTGACAGGCTGAAAGCACCGATAGAGATACCTAGAGACGCAAAGTCATCATATAAGGGAGCCTCCATTGCTCGTCCTACTCTAGGACGGAAGGCTAAGATTGTTATCAAGCGTGTGAGACAATTTTTCGACGAGTTGAAAAGACAATTAGGAGAAGAGGCCCATGGAACGCTGTTTTATTCAGCGACTGTAATGACGTGTTTGGCATGTGGTGTTTCAGCTGACACAGTTAAAAGAGTGACAAAAGATCCTGTTCATTTGGACGGATATAAGGTTAGGAGAAGAGCCGTAAAAGGACAGAATACTACGTACATGGCATCTCTGAAGAAATACGATCAAGAGTGGGGTGCAACAGTTCGTCAGTTGGTTCATAATGAGCTAGAGCAAACGAAAAACATTACTGTAAGTGATCTCCACGGTAAACTTCGTATTGCTTACGCTGACTTTCCAATGACGGCAGCGACATTATATGACTTTTTGGGAGCGCTTGGTTTCTCTTATAGGAAAGATGGAACCGAAATCTACATAGAATatggaaacaaagaaaaaagagtctcAAAAGACCCCGTATCTAGTGCCACGTGTACATCGTCCTTGGAGAGATTTGATCTAGAATGGGGTGAAGCAATTCGTCATTTCGTTCATAATGAGCTAGAACAGGGAAATGATATAACTGTAAGCGATTTGCACA TGTTAATTataattctattattattattattattattattattattattattattattattattattattattattattattattattattattattattattattattattattattattattattattattattattattattattattattattattattattattattattattattattattattattattattattattattattattattattattattattattattattattattattattattattattattattattattattattattattattattattattattattattattattattattattattattattattattattattattattattattattattattattattattattattattattattattattattattattattattattattattattattattattattattattattattattattattattattattattattattattattattattattattattattattattattattattattattattattattattattattattattattattattattattattattattattattattattattattattattattattattattattattattattattattattattattattattattattattattattattattattattattattattattattattattattattattattattattattattattattattattattattattattattattattattattattattattattattattattattattattattattattattattattattattattattattattattattattattattattattattattattattattattattattattattattattattattattattattattattattattattattattattattattattattattattattattattattattattattattattattattattattattattattattattattattattattattattattattattattattattattattattattattattattattattattattattattattattattattattattattattattattattattattattattattattattattattattattattattattattattattattattattattgtatgattgtatgattgtatga